The window CCCGCCCAGATGCGGGGTCGCCAGCTGGTGGAGGTGGACAGGGGCGAGGGAGGCGGGTTCCAGTGCTCGGCCCCGTTCATCGGCGACGCGCCGAGGGACCTGAACATTTCGGCGGAGCGCGTGGCAGAGCTGCGCTGTCGCACGGCGCCGATGTCTTCGGTGCGCTGGCTGCTGCCCAACGGGACCGTGCTCACGCACGCCTCGGGACACCCCAGGATATCAGTACTCAACGACGGCACGCTGAACTTCTCCAACGTCCTGGCAGGGGACACAGGGACCTACACCTGCATGGTGTCGAATGCGGCCGGGAACTCGAACGCCTCAGCCTACCTCAACGTGAGCGCGGCCGAGCTGAACACCTCCAACCTGAGCTACTTCACCACGGTAACGGTGGAGGTGTTGGGCCCCACCACCGAGATGCCCAAAACCAAGACCACACCCAATGTTGTGGCGGCGGCGGGGGCTGgagtggctggaggaggagggccagggACAACCACCACGACGGCTTTGCCCTCCGTCTTCCAGCCCGTCTTCATCTCCACCCCGACCGTGCTCCTACAGAGCACCGAATCCCCGGGCCGGGGGAAGCCGTCGGTGGTGCCGGTGTCCAAGGCCACCACGGGGCGTCCCCCCGGCACCAGCCTGGACGAGGTGATGAAGACCACCAAGATCATCATCGGATGCTTCGTGGCGGTCACCCTCTTGGCCGCCGTCATGCTCATCGCCTTCTACAAGCTGAGGAAGAGGCACCAGCAGAGGAGCACGGTGGCAGCCGCCCGCACGGTGGAGATCATCGCCGTGGACGAGGAagacctgcccccccctgcctcgGCGGCCAATGAGGGAGTGCTCACACTGCCCGAGatccacgaccacaacagcatCCACAAACTGGACTACGTCAGCCACAAGACAGACTACGGCTTCCACAAGCCGAAAGCGGACTACATTACCCACAAACCCAAGCCCGATTACGCAATCCACAAGCCCAGGGCTGAATACACAACTTATAAGCCCACTGTTGACTACACTACCAACATTTCGGACTACAACACTCACAAATCCACCCCTGATTTTAGCCTTCATAGAACAAAGCCTGACTATAGTCCATTCAGACCAGACTACAGTACTCAAAAGTTTAAAACAGATTACAGCCACTCGAAAACCGAATATGGAACCCACCCGAAAACTAAACCGGACTACAGCCCGTTCAAACCGGACTACAGCACTCACccaagacccagaccagactacACCCCATGCAAACCAGAATACAGCACCCAACCAAAACCCAAACACGACTACAGTCCATTGAAATCGGACTACAGCATCCACCCAAAACCAAAACCTGACAGCAGTCCATTCAAACCAGACTACAGCACTCATccgagacccagaccagactacAGCCCATTCAGGTATGAGTACAGCACCCAGCCCAAACCCAAACCAGACTCCCACAAACCAAAACTTGACAACAGCACCTTCAAACCAGCCTCTGAATACCCCCCCCACAAGGCTGGGCCAGATTACAGCGTATTCAAGACTGATTTCAGCTCTCACAAACCGGACTACAGCCCCTTCAAGTCGGACTACAGCCCCCACAAGGCAGACTACGTCAACCAGAAACCTAAAATGGATTACAGTCCTCACAAAGCGGATTACAGTCCCCAGAAGGTGGACTACAGCACCCTAAAGCCCAAATACAACACCTACAAACCGACGGGACACGGGGCCAAATGGACAGAGAACAACATTGGAAACTCCCTCCCTCGAACCTTGCCCAGCACCATGACAACCATGCCTGAGCCCTTTGtcattaaaacacacaccaagGAGAAGGTACAGGAGACTCAGATATAGCATCTCTAGATGCTCCCACCCCCTGCCCAACCCCTAAGGCCCATGACACAGTCCCTACCCTTCATACATACCATGCAATAGAATGCACAACTTAAAAAAGGACAGgaacattcttttttttgtacagAGTGCAAAACGTAAAAAGACTTGATTTCTTGTTGTACATgcttataaataaatatatatatggaaAAATTGAAACTACCATGGGCTGGTGATAGAGAAGCATATTATATTAAAAAGAAATAAATTGAAACTATTTTCTAACTTGTAACTTCTATTTAAAAAGATGAGTTGTTTAAGATGATGTCTTGACTTTGACAAATGAGGGTAGTCTTGTTTTAAAAAGGGGCATTCTTTGTGATTTTTAAACCATACTACACAGAATGCAGTgacaagaaaaaaaactgaaaaaaacacatttatacCGAAAAGACTTTCTTTAAAAAACAGAAAAAGGTCAGTGTTGATATTTACAGGTTTATCTTGTAAAAGCACCATGAATTTGTACTGTGCCAAATGTTATAAATGCAATAAAATGGAtttttggaagaaaaaaacaaaaaaaaagaaagcattAGAGAGAGATTATGTTTTTtccttgtctgtctccctggcgTACTTCTGGCGTACTGTAGCGATCAGCCAAACACTTTAGACTCTGCACCAAGACTCTGCAGCTGCCTTAACCCTGCGAGTGCTGAATGACTCACGCACAATGGATCATGGTATGCCTGCTGCTTTCCCATCTTTAAGTTATCTAACACAGGCTGTATCTGCAGCAAGGGCGCAGTGCTTTTACAACGGGTATCAAGTCCGTAACAGATGATGAGAGTGCTGTGGCTTCAGGAGTTGTTGGTTCTTACTGTGTCACCCATTTTCTCCCAGCGTAACATGTCAAGTAAAGTCATCAAGATGAAAAACTGCTTGTTTTAAAGATGTCCATACAAGCACGTGGCACTACAGAGCTGTAGCGATGGTTTAGTAATTGGATATCGTACAGTGTGGATAATACTACTGTGTGGCTATTGTGTTATATATCCGGTGCTTCCAATCCCACTAAGTAGGATCTGTCACAAGGCTAATGAGTAAATACGAATGACATGTTCAGGTGAAATATCATTGCAGTAAGagcacattaacacacaaaaagctaTGCTCCTTTCTCATTTTCATTGCATTCCCAGCTGTTGAGCTTTCatccatcagcaccaggctTTACGGTGACAAATGCTCCGGGTCTAGCTGTTAACTGTGCATTCTTCATCTTCGACAATATCCCTCTCAATCTTAATACTCTCTCCCACCTTCTGTTGaactgaaagggagagagggagagagacagatgcggagagagggagagggagatgacatGTACTTGGGCAGGGTCTTATGGACATGTGGAACAGCGCTGGAGGAAAGCTAGTTAGCATGACATGCCAAACAGAGCTGCAGTTCCTCTCCTTAAGCATGCTGGTTACGCCAGGGTGTGGGAGCCATAACAACCTTGGCGCCGGAGCCCCGGGGACTCGCTGGCATGAAAGAAATGATAAacactgggaggagggagggtggcagATATCACAGACAGCGGGGGAGATAGAGCCTCGTGTTATAGAGCCTCGTGTCATAGAGCCTCGTGTCATAGAGCCTCGTGTCATAGAGCCTCGTGTCATAGAGCCTCGTGTCATAGAGCCTCGTGTCATAGAGCCTCGTGTCATAGAGCCTCGTGTCATAGAGCCTCGTGTTAGAGCCTCGTGTCATAGAGCCTCGTGTTAGAGGCTCGTGTCATAGAGCCTCGTGTCATAAGAGCCTCGTGTCATAGAGCCTCGTGTTAGAGGCTCGTGTCATAGAGCCTCGTGTCATAGAGCCTCGTGTCATAGAGCCTCGTGTCATAGAGCATCGTGTCATAGAGCCTCGTGTTAGAGGCTCGTGTCATAGAGCCTCGTGTTAGAGGCTCGTGTCATAGAGGCTCGTGCCATAGAGCCTCGTGTCATAGAGCCTCGTGTCATAGAGCCTCGTGTCATAGAGCCTCGTGTTAGAGGCTCGTGTCATAGAGCCTCGTGTTAGAGGCTCGTGTTATAGAGCCTCGTGTTAGAGGCTCGTGTCATAGAGCCTCGTGTCATAGAGCCTCGTGTCATAGAGCCTCGTGTCATAGAGCCTCGTGTTAGAGGCTCGTGTCATAGAGCCTCGTGTCATAGAGCCTCGTGTCATAGGCTCGTGTCATAGAGCCTCGTGTCATAGAGCCTCGTGTCATAGAGCCTCGTGTCATAGAGCCTCGTGTCATAGAGCCTCGTGTCATAGAGCCTCGTGTTAGAGGCTCGTGTGTTAGAGGCTCGTGTCATAGAGCCTCGTGTCATAGAGCCTCGTGTCATAGAGCCTCGTGTTAGAGGCTCGTGTCATAGAGCCTCGTGTTAGAGGCTCGTGTTATAGAGCCTCGTGTTAGAGGCTCGTGTTATAGAGCCATAAAAGACGAGACATATTGGGGGTGACGACCAGGCTCAAGCGCTCTGTGCGAATGATTAAAATCTGATTGGACGATAATTGGCACAGCCTGGCCTGACACACCCCTCCCATAAatcagaaataaataaaaagacagAACTGTCTGGAGGAGGGTGATGTCACTACGACCACGGTCAGCCGGTCAGTCACTGGTCCGCTGAGCGGAGAGCCGGTAGCCGGTTAACGGGCGCGCTGCCCCTTCTCCCCGTCACCGGTTTACGTAACGGGCTCTGGGAcgagggagagcgagcgaggcGGGCGAACGAGTGCCTGCAAGCGTTCTTTTTTAATACTTCCATTGTGGCCTCTTTATTCCTTTATTTGCACTGGAGAGAGCGATGgtgtaggagggggaggaggggtgagagggcctTGTGCTgcagagtgggaaagagagagggagagagtggtagagagaggtagagtgtggCAGAGAGGACGGTAGATGGAGGGGGTTTGTCATGTGCTTAACCTGCAGTCGTGAGCTGTCAGAGAGGCAAAGTGAAGTCTGTGTTGGAGGGGGTGACAGCGCTGCCCTGGGAGtttagacaggaagtgatgcaggaggagaggtgaggcctGGAGCTCCGAtcagatgcagagagacagcgagggcaGCGGCAGATTACCACTGACATGTTTGAGGGATCCATATGGACAGTTAATGTCTTTTcctctcatatacacacacgtaaaccgGACCATAATCTCCATTTTACTCACTCGCACGTACGTACATACATAATCTTAGATTTCAGCAATCATATCCACAGTCCCACTCAGCCGGTAAGCAGTTGAAATCTGTCCCCAATGCAAGAACACAAATGCTTAGATTACACGAGACACAGTCGCATGCATTTGCTTGGAAACACACAATGACAGAATACATCTCAACAGAGCCATCACAACCACTCAAccttgtacgcacacacacactgcaccacagTCTTCCTGAAGctgccccacccctctctctctccacctccctcctgttAGGATGAATATGGATCTCTCTGCTGCATTGTTGACCATCATCGCCGGTCAATTAGGCTGAAGTCAGATGTGCTTCAGTCCCATCAGACctgttccctctctcagtcCTGCCCCTGACTCACGCAGCGTATCTCCAGGTACCGGATGAGACAAGATACATCCAGCAGCCATGCCTTCGTGAgggagacggtgtgtgtgtgtgtgtgtgtctgactagtCAGCATGAATTTGGGTTGAGGTTAAATCAGAGAAAATGGAGGGGGAAGgtcaggaacacagagaggaacacagaggggaacacataGGGGAACGCAGAGGGGAACGCAGAGGGGAACGCAGAGGGGAACGCAGAGAGGAAcgcagaggggaacacagaggggaacacagaggggaacagaggggaacacagaggggaacacagaggggaacacagaggggaacacagaggggaacacagagaggaacacagaggggaacagaggggaacacagaggggaacacagagggggaacagaggggaacacagaggggaacacagaggggaacacagagggggaacagaggggaacacagaggggaacacagagaggaacacagagaggaacacagaggggaacagaggggaacacagaggggaacacagaggggaacacagaggggaacacagaggggaacacagaggggaacacagaggggaacacagaggggaacacagagaggaacacagagaggaacacagaggggaacacagaggggaacacagaggaacacagaggggaacacagaggggaacacagagaggaacacagaggggaacagaggggaacacagaggggaacacagaggggaacacagaggggaacacagaggggaacacagaggggaacacagaggggaacacagagaggaacacagaggggaacagaggggaacacagaagggaacacagaggggaacacagaggggaacacagaggaacacagaggg of the Osmerus mordax isolate fOsmMor3 chromosome 17, fOsmMor3.pri, whole genome shotgun sequence genome contains:
- the LOC136960216 gene encoding leucine-rich repeat-containing protein 4-like isoform X1, whose translation is MSLLGRVAVRRARKTALLCVVFLMARAWSSAPLALAGAAPAAPGPQSCPSQCSCSSQLGKVVCTRRGLTRVPLGIPPNTRHLNLMENAIDAVQADSFRNLHHLEVLQLGRNAIRKIEVGAFNGLTSLNTLELFDNRLTVVPSGAFEYLSKLRELWLRNNPIESISSNAFNRVPSLMRLDLGELRKLDFISEGAFEGLQNLKYLNLGMCNIRGEMPNLSPLKGLEELEISENVFPEIKPGSFRGLGSLKKLWVMNSQIGTIERNAFDDLTSLVELNLAHNNLSALPHDLFSPLRYLVELHLHHNPWNCGCDALWLARWLREYIPTNSTCCGRCHAPAQMRGRQLVEVDRGEGGGFQCSAPFIGDAPRDLNISAERVAELRCRTAPMSSVRWLLPNGTVLTHASGHPRISVLNDGTLNFSNVLAGDTGTYTCMVSNAAGNSNASAYLNVSAAELNTSNLSYFTTVTVEVLGPTTEMPKTKTTPNVVAAAGAGVAGGGGPGTTTTTALPSVFQPVFISTPTVLLQSTESPGRGKPSVVPVSKATTGRPPGTSLDEVMKTTKIIIGCFVAVTLLAAVMLIAFYKLRKRHQQRSTVAAARTVEIIAVDEEDLPPPASAANEGVLTLPEIHDHNSIHKLDYVSHKTDYGFHKPKADYITHKPKPDYAIHKPRAEYTTYKPTVDYTTNISDYNTHKSTPDFSLHRTKPDYSPFRPDYSTQKFKTDYSHSKTEYGTHPKTKPDYSPFKPDYSTHPRPRPDYTPCKPEYSTQPKPKHDYSPLKSDYSIHPKPKPDSSPFKPDYSTHPRPRPDYSPFRYEYSTQPKPKPDSHKPKLDNSTFKPASEYPPHKAGPDYSVFKTDFSSHKPDYSPFKSDYSPHKADYVNQKPKMDYSPHKADYSPQKVDYSTLKPKYNTYKPTGHGAKWTENNIGNSLPRTLPSTMTTMPEPFVIKTHTKEKVQETQI
- the LOC136960216 gene encoding leucine-rich repeat-containing protein 4-like isoform X2 codes for the protein MSLLGRVAVRRARKTALLCVVFLMARAWSSAPLALAGAAPAAPGPQSCPSQCSCSSQLGKVVCTRRGLTRVPLGIPPNTRHLNLMENAIDAVQADSFRNLHHLEVLQLGRNAIRKIEVGAFNGLTSLNTLELFDNRLTVVPSGAFEYLSKLRELWLRNNPIESISSNAFNRVPSLMRLDLGELRKLDFISEGAFEGLQNLKYLNLGMCNIRGEMPNLSPLKGLEELEISENVFPEIKPGSFRGLGSLKKLWVMNSQIGTIERNAFDDLTSLVELNLAHNNLSALPHDLFSPLRYLVELHLHHNPWNCGCDALWLARWLREYIPTNSTCCGRCHAPAQMRGRQLVEVDRGEGGGFQCSAPFIGDAPRDLNISAERVAELRCRTAPMSSVRWLLPNGTVLTHASGHPRISVLNDGTLNFSNVLAGDTGTYTCMVSNAAGNSNASAYLNVSAAELNTSNLSYFTTVTVEVLGPTTEMPKTKTTPNVVAAAGAGVAGGGGPGTTTTTALPSVFQPVFISTPTVLLQSTESPGRGKPSVVPVSKATTGRPPGTSLDEVMKTTKIIIGCFVAVTLLAAVMLIAFYKLRKRHQQRSTVAAARTVEIIAVDEEDLPPPASAANEGVLTLPEIHDHNSTYKPTGHGAKWTENNIGNSLPRTLPSTMTTMPEPFVIKTHTKEKVQETQI